One genomic region from Leucoraja erinacea ecotype New England chromosome 36, Leri_hhj_1, whole genome shotgun sequence encodes:
- the LOC129713588 gene encoding zinc finger protein 239-like: MSGHNKEKRYECNVCGKAYQCPSKLETHQRVHTGERPFDCSECEKSFKTASDLKAHRQLHTGKRPYGCSTCGKSFTRLSGLREHQRVHSSERPFTCSDCNKGFKSATNLKLHRRLHTGEWSYTCSDCGKGFNRSTRLQEHQHTHTGERPYTCTQCGQGFTRPDNLLMHQRTHTGERPYTCAQCGKGFIQSSGLLKHQRTHTGERPYTCAQCGKGFNHSSSLLVHQHTHTGERPYICAQCGKGFTRSNRLLQHQLTHSDERPYTCTLCSKGFNRSTRLLSHQRVHAGIRTVPSQMCGERFAMTSHTLSHQHVHTNGQPYDCPYCGEAFDSSRELQQHRRAHAGEQLLPLRQEPMGAAGAPTDAHQRETLGAR; the protein is encoded by the coding sequence ATgtcggggcacaacaaggagaagcgttatgagtgcaacgtgtgtggcaaggcctacCAGTGCCCGAGCAAGCTGGAGACCCACCAGCGTgttcacacgggagaacgccccttcgactgctcggaGTGCGAAAAGAGTTTCAAGACGGCGAGTGACCTGAAGGCCCACCGGCAATTGCATACGGGCAAGCgtccctatggctgctccacctgcggcaagagctttaccaggttgtcggggctgcgggagcaccagcgggttcacagcagtgagcggcccttcacttGCTCCGACTGCAATAAAGGCTTCAAGTCGGCCACGAACCTGAAGttgcacaggcgcctgcacactgGAGAGTGGTCCTACACCTGCAGTGACTGTGGCAAGGGCTTTAACCGCTCCACCAGGCTGCAGgagcaccagcacacccacaccggtgagcgcccctacacctgtaccCAGTGCGGCCAGGGCTTCACCCGCCCCGACAACCTGCtgatgcaccagcgcacccacaccggcgagcgcccctacacctgcgcccagtgcggcaagggcttcattcAATCCAGCggcctgctgaagcaccagcgcacccacaccggcgagcgcccctacacctgcgcgcagtgcggcaagggcttcaaccactccagcagcctgctggtgcaccagcacacacacaccggcgagcgcccctacatctgtgcccagtgcggcaagggcttcaccagatCCAACAGGTTGCTGCAGCACCAACTCACCCACTCTGACGAACGCCCCTACACCTGTACCTTGTGCAGCAAGGGGTTCAACCGCTCCAccaggctgctgtcccaccagcgggtgcacgccggcATCCGAACCGTCCCCAGCCAGATGTGTGGAGAGCGTTTTGCCATGACCTCCCACACCCTATCTCACCAGCACGTGCACACCAATGGGCAGCcttacgactgcccgtactgtggtgaggCGTTTGACAGTTCACGGGAGTTGCAGCAGCACCGGCGGGCCCACGCTGgtgagcagctgctcccactgcgACAAGAGCCcatgggggctgcgggagcaccaacGGATGCACACCAGAGAGAAACCCTAGGTGCGCGCTGA